Proteins found in one Pseudarthrobacter chlorophenolicus A6 genomic segment:
- a CDS encoding TetR/AcrR family transcriptional regulator, translated as MAWNTERTKLLLLAAATSEFSEKGLAGARVDHIARSAGVSKERIYRYFGNKAGLFYAVLGELVSRDLEVPLQERGSESLSDFVGQLFDRYCEDDTLARLLLWEALEGTPGALESNCTGRWWIRQMDRLLIAIPGLDRAGAADVLFTIVTLCACSPVILHGSSYPSGERIMRDSARRASVVRPVALTVQSLLGTSTS; from the coding sequence ATGGCGTGGAACACTGAGCGGACCAAGTTGTTGCTTCTTGCTGCAGCAACCAGTGAATTCAGCGAAAAGGGCCTCGCTGGGGCTCGCGTGGATCATATAGCAAGAAGTGCGGGAGTCAGTAAAGAGCGGATTTATCGGTATTTCGGAAACAAAGCCGGGCTTTTTTACGCGGTTCTAGGTGAACTGGTCTCCCGTGATCTTGAGGTGCCGCTGCAAGAGCGCGGCTCTGAATCATTGAGCGACTTTGTTGGGCAACTCTTTGACCGATACTGCGAGGATGACACCCTAGCGAGGCTCCTACTCTGGGAGGCGCTGGAGGGCACGCCCGGGGCACTGGAATCCAACTGCACTGGACGCTGGTGGATCCGACAAATGGACCGTCTCTTGATAGCGATTCCTGGGTTAGACCGGGCAGGCGCAGCGGACGTCCTATTTACGATTGTGACGCTCTGCGCCTGCTCGCCTGTTATCCTCCACGGAAGTTCCTATCCCTCGGGGGAACGGATCATGCGGGATTCAGCTCGTCGTGCCTCGGTGGTAAGGCCTGTCGCGCTTACCGTGCAGTCGCTCCTGGGTACATCGACTTCCTAA
- a CDS encoding FAD-dependent oxidoreductase: MNIQEKRITTAVLVIGTGGSGLRAAIELAERGVDVIAVGKRPKADAHTSLAAGGINAALATMDPEDTWQQHAADTIRESYLLANPLTVQIVAEGAERGIGDLERYGMNFAREENGAISQRFFGAHKFRRTAFAGDYTGLEIQRTLIRRAEQLRVPILDTIYITKLLVRENTIFGAYGFDLEDGTRYVIHADAVILAAGGHNRIWRRSSSRRDENTGDSFRLAVEAGGRIRDPELVQFHPSGIIEPESAAGTLVSEAARGEGGILRNARGERFMERYDAERMELSTRDRVALAAYTEIKEGRGTANGGVWLDVSHLPRKVIMERLPRVYQTLLDVQMLDITKDPIEIAPTAHYSMGGVWVRPEDHGTDVDGLYAIGEAASGLHGANRLGGNSLIELLVFGRIVGEAAAKYSNQLESQRRSLEAIVEARSEVDALLACQGSENVRALQRAVRDTMTEHAGVVRSEEGLIAGLEELDSTEDRLEHLGIHPDIAGFQDLAHAFDLKSSLLAARATLEAALERRESRGCHNRSDFPDQDESLQVNFVWSPGRLDREAIPPIPDEIAELMQDVSTAGKLVE, translated from the coding sequence ATGAATATCCAAGAGAAGAGAATAACTACCGCTGTCCTTGTCATCGGGACTGGCGGCTCAGGGCTCCGTGCCGCTATCGAACTCGCCGAGCGAGGAGTAGATGTCATTGCGGTGGGCAAGCGCCCGAAGGCTGACGCACATACCTCGCTGGCTGCTGGCGGAATCAACGCTGCCTTGGCAACGATGGACCCGGAAGACACCTGGCAGCAACACGCCGCTGATACGATCCGGGAAAGTTACCTTCTGGCGAATCCGTTAACGGTTCAAATCGTCGCTGAAGGAGCAGAGCGCGGAATAGGTGATCTGGAACGTTACGGCATGAACTTCGCCCGCGAAGAGAACGGTGCAATCTCACAGCGGTTCTTCGGGGCCCACAAATTTCGGCGGACTGCTTTCGCTGGGGACTACACGGGTCTTGAAATACAACGGACATTGATTCGGCGGGCCGAACAATTGCGTGTGCCCATTTTGGACACCATCTACATCACCAAGTTGCTTGTCCGGGAGAACACCATCTTCGGGGCCTACGGGTTTGATCTCGAAGACGGTACCCGTTACGTCATCCACGCCGACGCTGTGATTCTGGCGGCAGGGGGCCACAACCGGATCTGGCGGCGGTCATCATCTCGCCGAGACGAAAACACCGGCGATTCCTTCCGCCTCGCCGTCGAGGCCGGGGGAAGGATCCGGGACCCCGAACTGGTTCAGTTCCACCCGTCCGGAATCATCGAGCCAGAAAGCGCCGCCGGAACGCTCGTTTCCGAAGCAGCCCGCGGTGAGGGTGGAATCCTCCGTAACGCCCGGGGAGAACGGTTCATGGAGCGCTACGACGCCGAGCGGATGGAACTCTCCACCCGCGACCGCGTGGCGCTAGCTGCATACACAGAAATAAAGGAGGGCCGCGGAACCGCAAACGGCGGTGTCTGGCTGGACGTGTCCCATCTCCCCCGCAAAGTCATCATGGAGCGCCTGCCCAGGGTCTACCAGACCTTACTCGACGTCCAAATGCTTGATATCACCAAGGACCCTATTGAGATAGCCCCTACGGCTCACTACTCCATGGGTGGGGTATGGGTTCGACCAGAAGACCATGGAACGGACGTTGACGGCCTGTACGCGATCGGGGAGGCAGCCAGTGGACTTCACGGTGCTAACCGACTGGGTGGTAACTCCCTTATCGAGCTACTGGTATTCGGACGGATCGTGGGCGAAGCGGCCGCTAAGTACTCTAACCAACTTGAATCACAACGCCGGTCTCTCGAGGCGATCGTAGAAGCGCGGTCCGAGGTGGACGCACTTCTGGCCTGTCAGGGATCGGAAAACGTTCGGGCCCTACAACGGGCCGTCCGGGACACGATGACAGAGCACGCCGGCGTGGTGAGGAGCGAAGAAGGTTTGATCGCGGGCTTGGAGGAATTGGACTCCACTGAGGACCGACTTGAACATCTTGGAATTCACCCTGATATCGCCGGTTTCCAGGATCTGGCCCACGCTTTTGACCTCAAGTCCTCGCTGCTCGCCGCCCGCGCGACGCTTGAAGCGGCCCTGGAACGCCGAGAATCCCGGGGCTGCCACAACAGGTCGGACTTCCCGGATCAAGATGAGTCGCTTCAGGTTAACTTCGTATGGTCGCCCGGTCGCTTAGATCGTGAAGCAATCCCGCCCATCCCGGACGAAATAGCAGAGTTGATGCAAGACGTATCGACGGCTGGAAAACTGGTCGAGTAG
- a CDS encoding SDR family oxidoreductase: MKILVAGGTGLIGRQVVDILTGQGHQAIAASPSSGVDSVTGEGLDEAMAGTDVVIDLTNTTDFDENVVVPFFTKSTANLLAAEKRAGVQHHVVLSVVGTDRIGPVGYFAGKTVQENAVRDGGVPYTLVRATQFFEFIPMIADVGTRDGKVFLTPHLMQPMAAADVARLVADAAVSPALNGELEIAGPERAPMHEFASRVLSAQGDPRTVAVDPDAGYFGIPIEETTIVPVGEARIGEKTLDQWLQENTNS; this comes from the coding sequence ATGAAAATTCTGGTTGCAGGCGGCACAGGCCTGATCGGCAGGCAGGTTGTGGATATTCTGACCGGGCAGGGACACCAGGCAATTGCTGCTTCCCCCTCCAGCGGTGTGGACTCGGTGACCGGCGAGGGTTTGGACGAAGCAATGGCCGGCACCGATGTTGTTATCGACTTGACGAACACCACGGATTTCGACGAAAACGTTGTGGTTCCGTTCTTCACGAAATCCACGGCAAATCTCCTTGCTGCCGAGAAGCGAGCCGGAGTGCAGCACCACGTGGTCCTTTCCGTTGTGGGGACCGACCGGATTGGTCCAGTCGGGTACTTCGCAGGTAAGACGGTCCAGGAGAACGCAGTCCGGGACGGCGGGGTGCCTTACACCTTGGTCCGGGCAACCCAGTTCTTCGAGTTCATCCCGATGATCGCTGACGTTGGGACCCGTGACGGCAAAGTCTTCCTCACCCCCCACTTGATGCAGCCGATGGCCGCCGCCGACGTCGCGCGATTGGTCGCCGATGCAGCGGTGTCTCCTGCCCTGAACGGGGAGCTTGAAATTGCCGGCCCCGAACGAGCACCCATGCACGAGTTCGCCAGCCGGGTCCTCAGCGCGCAGGGCGATCCCCGCACCGTGGCCGTTGACCCTGACGCCGGGTACTTCGGTATCCCCATCGAGGAAACAACCATTGTCCCGGTCGGAGAAGCCCGCATCGGCGAGAAAACTCTGGACCAATGGTTGCAGGAGAACACAAACTCCTAG
- a CDS encoding RrF2 family transcriptional regulator, with product MKLSGGVEWAIHCCVVLSRMDGAVPAGKLAGLHDVSSSYLAKQMQALSRGGLVRSLQGHAGGYVLTRPADQISILDVVQAVEGKQPLFVCTEIRQRGPLGTPPEKCLTHCPIAIAMMTAETAWRDSLNKITIGDLAHQVSSTSGPETFQTIQHWFAGA from the coding sequence ATGAAGTTATCTGGAGGTGTCGAATGGGCTATCCACTGCTGCGTGGTCCTCAGCCGGATGGACGGGGCAGTACCCGCTGGGAAGCTCGCAGGACTCCACGATGTCTCAAGCAGCTATCTGGCCAAGCAGATGCAGGCCCTTTCACGCGGCGGACTTGTCCGATCGCTGCAGGGGCACGCCGGAGGCTACGTGCTGACCCGGCCCGCCGACCAGATCAGCATCCTCGATGTCGTACAGGCGGTCGAAGGCAAACAACCACTGTTCGTCTGCACTGAGATCCGCCAGCGCGGCCCCCTCGGCACCCCTCCAGAAAAATGCCTCACGCACTGCCCCATCGCGATAGCGATGATGACAGCAGAAACGGCCTGGCGGGACTCCCTCAACAAAATCACCATCGGGGACCTCGCCCACCAGGTAAGCAGCACGTCAGGACCGGAAACCTTCCAAACGATCCAGCACTGGTTCGCCGGCGCTTAG
- a CDS encoding RrF2 family transcriptional regulator: MKLSGGVEWAIHCCVVLSRMDGAVPAGKLAGLHDVSSSYLAKQMQALSRGGLVRSLQGHAGGYVLTRPADQISILDVVQAVEGKQPLFVCTEIRQRGPLGTPPEKCLTHCPIAIAMMTAETAWRDSLNKITIGDLAHQVSSTSGPETFQTIQHWFAGATVP, from the coding sequence ATGAAGTTATCTGGAGGTGTCGAATGGGCTATCCACTGCTGCGTGGTCCTCAGCCGGATGGACGGGGCAGTACCCGCTGGGAAGCTCGCAGGACTCCACGATGTCTCAAGCAGCTATCTGGCCAAGCAGATGCAGGCCCTTTCACGCGGCGGACTTGTCCGATCGCTGCAGGGGCACGCCGGAGGCTACGTGCTGACCCGGCCCGCCGACCAGATCAGCATCCTCGATGTCGTACAGGCGGTCGAAGGCAAACAACCACTGTTCGTCTGCACTGAGATCCGCCAGCGCGGCCCCCTCGGCACCCCTCCAGAAAAATGCCTCACGCACTGCCCCATCGCGATAGCGATGATGACAGCAGAAACGGCCTGGCGGGACTCCCTCAACAAAATCACCATCGGGGACCTCGCCCACCAGGTAAGCAGCACGTCAGGACCGGAAACCTTCCAAACGATCCAGCACTGGTTCGCCGGCGCCACGGTCCCCTAA
- a CDS encoding cupin domain-containing protein, which yields MHTSNEFEGRAVIDVLSSVAAPPIPTDAHAMTILVTLTPGSVGSPPHRHSGPAYGYVVEGEMIFELEGEPQRVVKAGETFWEPGGDVIHYQDGNNLQDAETKFVVTMFCAPGKPMLEVVPAEELEERRERRAPRPS from the coding sequence ATGCACACATCCAATGAATTCGAAGGCCGCGCGGTCATTGACGTTTTGTCGTCGGTCGCGGCCCCGCCTATTCCGACAGATGCTCATGCAATGACCATTTTGGTCACGCTTACCCCAGGAAGCGTTGGATCCCCTCCTCACCGCCACAGCGGACCGGCCTACGGGTACGTAGTTGAGGGCGAAATGATTTTCGAGCTGGAAGGCGAGCCCCAACGTGTGGTCAAAGCCGGGGAGACGTTCTGGGAACCAGGGGGAGACGTGATTCATTATCAGGACGGGAACAACCTGCAGGACGCTGAAACCAAGTTCGTGGTGACAATGTTCTGCGCACCTGGAAAGCCCATGCTCGAAGTAGTCCCAGCCGAGGAATTGGAGGAACGTAGGGAGCGACGGGCTCCAAGGCCCTCTTAG